The Pyrus communis chromosome 5, drPyrComm1.1, whole genome shotgun sequence region ATATTATCCAACTCCAGAGCCCCTTCAAGTTGGACAGAGAGCTCCTCAATCTCTGTCTGCACCATGTTGCGTAGCTCAATCTTTATCACAGTGAGTTACGATTCAGCTTCACAAAGTTGTCAAATAACAATGGGTAGAAATAACTTCTTACTTATTCTCGAAATGTAATTTGATACAGACTAATTAGTCATAAATGCTGCCAATATGGAAGTAGGCGTAATCGCCATAAAGACTACGTTTAGAACTTTTCTCAACCCTAACCACCCCACCCATCACAGAAGCCTGATGGGGGTTAACATTTACCCCAGAAACCAGATCACGAAATAAAAGACCAAACAAACTAAATCAACGGATGGAGATTCACCGCTTAGAAAAGTACCAAAGATCCGTCCCTCAAAGTAAACTGAGCAACATAGCAGTTAAGTCCTTGACACCCATCAGAGAAAGGGGCTGAAAATACCTGGGAAACAGATCTGACAGATAAAAGCCAGGGGAAGAAGCAAACCACAACAGCAGGACATTAAGCAACCACTCGGATTTAGATCTGAGAGATATATCCCTTTTCCTGGataaaccatcaagaaaacctACAGATCTGACAGCCAGTATCCATCCACCGACCAAAGCAGAGAGTAAATGCAGGGGTAATAGGGAGTTAAGAGAGAGGGAAGACCGAAATCAAATATGGATTCACTGGAAGAAGCACTGAACACAAAAATTAATTGTAATCAGAAGACAGGACACTTACCGATGAGGGAAAAGCTCTCATGGCGGAGAGAAAAAGAAGGTTTACATGATGGTGATGGTTAGGTTTGATTATTGGGTGTGGGTttataatcatttttattattagttttaTCTTGTACTTTATGATAATTATGCAATAAGATAATAAAGTAATTTACATTTACAGTTTAAGTTGAGTGTAGAGAAATGttacatgggttcaaataaaatttcccttaacATTATAATTTGAGATTCAAGTAGTTAAGAGTGTTTACCTATACAAAAATTTGTCTTAACTCATTTCTGACATGGcttattttagagagagaattattattaaaaaccttggttattgataggagcatttttattattagttttaTCTTGTACTTTATGATAATTATGCAATAAGATAACATTTACAGTTTAAGTTGAGTGTAGAGAAATGttacatgggttcaaataaaatttcccttaacATTATAATTTGAGATTCAAGTAGTTAAGAGTGTTTACCTATACAAAAATTTGTCTTAACTCATTTCTGACATGGCTTATTTTGGAGagagaattattattaaaaaccttggttattgataggagcatatttatgcgacttagttagcttgttttcttgcatttatgttgttagtttctatttattatagtgatataagttattttcatgtgtttgtaggtccaattgactaaagtggcaagaaaaggcaatttggagcattttggagcagttttgggcttggaatgtatagcacatgcttggagcaagatggatggacgaatttgaagttcaaaggaggctaggaatatgctaaagagttgaagaaattaattcaagacttggaagactaggaatcagctacaaagaaggaaacatgagtcaaactatcttattttgacttagtcaatcctaatgtTTTCCTACTTAATTTCTAGCTGCAAGAGGATCCCTAATTATAttgggacacttaaatatatatgttttagaAGACTCAGTCCTATTTCCTAGTCCTTGCCGCACCAattctctctttccctttcccttgccgtgcaaggcacCACCTTTCCCCTTTTCCATTCCTTGCCGCACCCTTGTTacccttttctctcttggattctgatttaattaccctttttccttgaggatttagagtccaaatctttcccaaaacatttaattaatgcATTGCCctttcttcctttattttacaCATTTTGCCGCACCTATTAACAGAATTCACTCACATAATCATTGGGGGGATTCACCATTCATTCAACCATTCATCCTTCAACACAATTCCGCACCACCTATCCATAATACACCATAACCCAATTTCAGCCACAACtaaccttgtgccgcaacttttcaaggagaaatgagagaagacccttggagccgtgcctgccattcaagttttggattgttggagcgtttctaggtgtattcaatcttttgtttttagtgtttaatttaagttttccttgtttaattgtgaacatgaggagctaaacccgttttagctagaggagaattcaaatCCATGaacatatttgcaatatgaattaattacttccagttgtgatttcataaatcgtgaatgcaatttgcttaactgcttgattcaaaacttattcttgtatgttgattgagggtgcacacttagtttgcatgcatgaatttgatgctaaaataaaagggattttcacctaatcgttatgaacttatatttgcaagtagtggaggttgctagtcacaatcgtgttaagtagattccttgCAGGAGTATCATTctgttcatagttacaaatgtcttgtcaatgcttatgattttcacaaaacttaatgatctttgattgtatctctattatgctgttcatgtaatgaactattgaagaataatttggttgccaatgcgtattccatcaaattcaatgacttaaggaaaatctgagggttaattagtgctgttcatggttaatctggggcgttgaggttcatggtttattggaaaagcaactggaaatcgatttgtatgcaagtgtgtcatgtgtggagaaggaccctctagctagccaatcacccataatttctcccaatttcgtgccaaacttgtttaagtctttaatctACTTGTAtttactttaaattcatcaaaaacccaatccctttTACTTcattgtgtcaaattagttagaatctgtccaaatttgtgttttgagtgttttgagtcaaaatcaattcaattttcgtccaaagtaagtcctagtgtctgttttgagtcttttttattattttgtgcagttttgagtttgattagcttattttgagtcatataagtctagttaagagtcttagagtctagttttctgtttttaagttaagttttgtatttttaagtcagtttagagtagattagcaattcctcttaatccccggcctagaacgatccctatttatccatactacaattgtcaaaaagaagatttaatttgtgtgctattatatatcacaccAGTTATATCAACCTTGCAAGACTGCTACATtgtaacaacaacaacaacaacaacaacaaaaaataataaaaaataaaaaaaatcttaaatgtattttgttttttaatataagCGATAACAAAATAGATATTAACACAAATTCTCAATTGTAAGGATAATTATTTTCGACACATAAGTTTTGTCACCACCATGAGCTTCATCACCATTCTACAATTATTACCTCACGAGTGATAATAACGGACAAGTTTCTTTATATCATAAATCACAATTCAAATATGTAAAGTTTCAAACGAAAAAAAACAGGGGTTATTTGAtaagaaatttgtaaatcaaGTAACTATCTTTGCATTCGAGGTTATATGTTCTATTCCACTCCCTAGTCGTATTAGTAATACTTGTATCAACGAAAAAAAAGTCAATCTAATTTTTAGagtaccaaataaaaaaaaattgtgtattGGATTTAGACACTAGCAAATTTTCTCTTCTAGaaatgatttcaatttttttttattgaatttatataaaatgattCTTGAAATTGACCTATACCATTAAGAtgatatttgaaattaaaaatcaattaatataATCCATAAAAATAGgtatcgcaaatcaatgtggtccttctgttacaattctgtcaaaaattttgttatgtACTGATGTGGCACATACATGGGTCCCacaagtcctttttttttttttttttttaatcacaatgAAATTGATCCACACCATGAAAATGGTTCTTGAAAtcgaaaattgatcaatgtaatCCTAAAATAGATGTATCAAATGAATGTTGTCATTTTGTCTTAATTCTCTCAAAAATTTGTTACGGCTTGGATTGGTGACGACTTTTGTGACTACATCGTCTATATTTGGGTGATCGACAGCCCCACAACCTTAATCTCGGAGAGCTTGTTGGGCGCTCTCCTGGTGATCTTAGTGACGCGGAGAATGGCAAACTCTGCCTTGAGATAAAAAGGTGTTTTgacaaatttttaaattaattattaaacccataTTAGCACATAATAGAATTGTGACCGAATGACCACATTAatttgtgacacctattttTTAAGGACTACGTTGACCGATTTTCTAATTCAGGAACCATCTTGATCATGTGGGTTAATTTCACGGAGCAATTGTGATAAAAACTCTTACATCTTATATGACTCATTTATATGCCACATCAGcatataacaaaatttttgatagaattgtgacggaatgaccacattTATTTGTAACACATATTTTCAGGAACTACCTTGATCTATTTTCAAAATCAGAGACAATTTTAATGGTGTAAAtcaatttcaaaaatcatttatgATATAAATCCTATTTTTTATATTGaaattcaatttaaaagtgaaaaatgaaCAAATGCATACATGGAAGAAAACGTGCACGAAAAAAATCAGGGCCCAAGCCCAAAGGCCCGTAACAAAACCCATCCTCTAACCATCAATACCGTTCATCTAGTGATCACAGCCACGTAACCCGGCCGCGTCGCACACAAAGCATAATCAAAACCGTCCATTACGTCTACGTGCAACCCCAGCAGAACAACCGAAGGTCCTCGAACCTCAACGGAAATATCACCCACGCCCACGTGTCGCCCTCTCCCCGTACATCCTCGGGTGAGCCTATTACTGTCCCTCACCTACTTGTAAACAGCAGCCTCACATTTTCAACGAAGACATCCAAATACCGAGTCGCCAAAGCTCCAATCTTTCATCGAAATTTCTCGATTTCTCCTCTGAATCGGgtacaaatctctctctctctctcgttatctgtttaaaatataattaggCTAAATTGTTTCaagtttccttttgttttttttctttcccaattTCTGTTTCGCATAGATTGactctagggttagggtttttttcctttttttttttttctttcccaattTCTGTTTCGCATAGATTGACTCTAGGGTTAgggatttttgttttcaatttatcaAGGATCGGTGTAGATTTCTGAAGATCTAATGGTTAGGTGAGTGGGTCTATTCCTagaaatgttaatttttttcgtATATGTTGTTTGATTATGCTTGTATTtctgatttgaaatttttttttttaataatctgtTTGTGATTTGATTAGGCtagctttaatttttgtttaattttgttttagaaGCTTATAATTTTGTGAGGTTGGTGTTTATATCTTTGAAGAAATTTGTGACTTGAAAGTTTAAACGTTTGGGTAGAAATTTGGGGGTTTTGTTATTAATTAGGTATGGGTAGGATTTTGAGTGTTGGTATTTGTTCGCTGCCCGTTTGGTACTGTACGAAATGGCAGAAAATAGGTAGGAAAGCATGGAAGCTATTTTTATTTTCGTTGTCATACAGTTTTTTCTTTGCTTCGTTGTATTTTGGTTCTGTCAGGTGGAATACAGAATTTCAGGTAAGGTTCAGATtaactgtgttttttttttttttttttttttttaaaaaaaaaaatttaattccgTAAAGAGAAGCATAAGATGAAGAGGATTTGTTTTCTGGTGGTTTGGGATGAAGAGGATTTGTTTTTTGGTGGTTTGGGGGAGGGAGTCATAGCTTATTGTTTCGTATATGCTTAACTTGATTAAATTGATTATGAATGTTGCTTGAAGAGTGATAATAACTCATCACTTGAAATTGTTTGAACTGTTGAAATTCCATGGAAAAAATGAATGGGACGTACCTGTGCTTTTCGGTTTATCTGTTTGCGGCTGATTTTGTCAACTCAACTAGGCTTATGTTTTCGGTGATTACTGCTTAGTTGGTCATTTACCTAATTTTGTTATTCTACTGCCTGGAATCATGTGGAAGGTTGCATAATATGTTTGTTAGAATTCATTGTTTCTCCTGCTGTCATCTCCCAGATGACTAGAGAGGCTGATTTACAACCTGATATCTCATCATGTTTATGTCTCCCGGATAAAATGTTTGTTGAATTCACTTTTTCTTCTGCTGTCATCTCTCGGATGACTAGAGAGGCTGATATACAATGCGATATCTCATCATGTTTAAGTCTTCCTCAGTTTTGGTTTTGGATGCCTTTTGAGGTTGATTTCCTATACGATATCCGatcacattttcttcttcttgcagtgAATACACAACAATGAGTCGTCCACAAGAACCACACCGACCGTTCTTCCATTTCGGAAATCCCTTTAAGATGATTGCACCAAAGGGTTCCCAGCTGTCTCCAAGGCTTCTTGGACTGTTGAATACTTTTGAGGAAACATTAGCTGGGAGGCTAAGAAAGCTTAACCCAAAAGACAAGGATGATGTCCTCAGCTTGTCATGGATGAAATTAGCTATGGAGTCTCTCTGTGGAACTCATAATGACATAAAATCCCTCATAGCTGAAATCGATCTCCCTGTGAGTAACTGGGATGAGAAATGGATTGATGTGTACTTGGACATCAGTGTGAAGTTGCTCGATGTGTGCATTGCTTTTAGCTCTGAGATCTCACGTTTAAACCAGGGGCATCTTTATCTTCAATGCGTCTTGCATAATTTGGATTCAACTTCTTCGGACCAATTTATTCGGGCCCGTTCTTCACTTGATGGATGGAGGCATCATATTGGTTCAACAAACCCCAGAGTTGAGAACTGTAGCACCATTTTGGACAAGCTTGTGGAATCCCTTGACCTTCCAAAGGTTAAGAACTCGGCAAAAGGGAAACTTTTGATGCGTGCTATGTATGGAGTTAAGGTGTTGACAGTATCTGTTTGTAGTGTCTTTGCTGCTGCCTTTTCTGGTTCCGCAAAGAAGTTGTTAGAATTGAATGTTGCAGAGACATATTTGTGGGCACAAGCATTTAACGATTTACAGGGTAATGTAAATGGGGAAATTAGAAATGTATTTTCTAGTGGAAGAGTCATGGTACTGAAAGAGCTGGAAGCAGTTGATGATGTTGTTAAGGAACTGTATCCCAAGATTCAAGATGGCGTTGGCCTCACTGAAGGGAACACATTCAAGAATTCTGTTTCAGACTTGGACAGGAAGGCGCAGAAACTTTCTCAAGGGCTAGATCTTCTTACAAACGAAGTGGATGGCTTTTTCCAAATCCTTTTAGCAGGACGCGACACATTGCTTTCCAAACTAAGATCAGGTGGATCAGTCTCAGAACGGATGCTGACGCGAAATGTGGAAGGTCAGTCGGTGAGATGAATGATGATCTTAGCAAGCCAACCTCTCTTGTATATAAAGATGGTTTTAGGTATGGGGTTttatgttttcttatttttgttagTGTACGATCGTGTATGGCTTGCAATCAGTATGTTGTGAGTTATAGTAGTTATATTATTATTGTACTGGCGTGTCTAAGTGTAATGTTGTACTATGGATTGCTAATGATATATAAAAGGGTTTGGTTTGAAATTGTGGGAGTCTGCTATTTGACTGCCTGAATCATCGTCAATACCTCGGTTAATATCATTCGAGCCTTTTTTTTCATGCTTTTCCCGGAGGTCTTTTAAGTTTGAAGATGCATTTACTTTCTTTTCGCTATAGTTTATTATCAAAATTCTCTCGCTGACAGTTTTTGATGTCTAGGTTTTGCCGTGGATGATTACCAGCGGTAAGTTTCTCACTCGGTGTGACAAACATATATTTGATACATTGAATTTTTGTAGACATGACTTTGGTGTGCATTTTGCAATCAGAAGGTGTTCGTAGAATGTGTCCTTTGTATCGGGTTCTAACCACTTGCCGcttcatcatcctcaaacgTTTTCCATGGAAGTTCTCGGTTAATCCCAACTATCATTTAGGACTTTTAGaatgcgtttgttgcaccggactatctTGAACTGGACTAGCTTTAGGATTTAGTTGAACTTGCTTAGAATAAATTAAACTGAACTGATTCGGTGAAACGTTTGGTGCATAATTGAGTTAAGATGCAGGACTCTTATATTGTGTTATTTAATCCTTatctattaatattttattattaatttaaccTATATCTATTAACATATGTTGTAAAAATTGTATGGCGTATGCCCACATCCCACATGTATTAGTATACCCACATGCATTTggaaaaaaggtgaaaaatgaTAGTGATATATTTATTGTTATGTAATATTGTCAAAAGTAGTCATTATACCATTTTTGGATGTTCTCATGGGAGtagctctataaatagagtgATCTGTGTGCTATCAAAATATATACTGCAAAAGaaagaattaaataaataatatcaatatatctcgctctctttctctttatcTGCCATCTTTTGTGTTATAGCTACTAAAGTTATAGTGTGATATTTTTCACCTGCTTCGCTTATGTCTTTAGCAAAGGTtatttctctaacttttgcctatttataacacgttatcagcatgaTTCTCTAATCATTTCTCATTTCCCTtcgccaaaagaaaaagaaaatgtttctTCCTAGGATTTTACTATTCTTCCTTTACCTGCTAGAAATACCCTTGTGAAAAACTGTTTGCACCATGCTTGCTTCTCGTTCTCAATTTAACAATTACTTATatgtttgatttcttgtttggtgcaGTTCCTGATTACTAACCcagtatttatatttaattttactgtAATTTTAGGTGGTGTGATATAATCGTCGAccttgcatatttaaatttgcctgctatttaattttattgcaattttaggtggtgcggtataatcgcacATCCTGCTCTGCATATTTGAATTTTCCTACAGTTTGAGTGGTGCAAAATAATCCACATCCTATGTTTActtcaatgagaatggtgcaGTACAATCGTCATTCTCATTAATTATGTAAATCTGGAACttgaagtttcgagtgcttatcattttggcctgaaggttaaaatgaaaaatttgtaagaaccagaagttctaacattATATTCCTCtaggaatacatattattgtaatttcttacacatctcatttttcttttagaaaagaaaataacgaaGTTGGCAAATCTTGATTTTGCTGCATTGGACATTGATGAGAAAAACTACCTTACCTGGGTGATTcataccaagatccatctgaAGACAGGAAATCTTGGAGAAACCATTAGGGATGAAAACAGTGCATCCTCTCAAGATTGGGCGAAAGTCATGATCTTTATTCATCGCCATATTGACAAAGGAATAAAGAGCGAGTACCTAACGGTTGAAAATCCATTAGCTTTTTGGAAGACattgagaaacagatacaatcatCCGAAAATGATGATTCTTCCAAGAGCTTATTATGAGTGGACTCACCTAATGATCCAGGATTTTAAGTCAGTAGCTGAGTACAATTTTGCGATATTTAGAATTAGCTTTCAGATGAAGCTCTGTGGGAAAATCATAACTAAGGAAGATAGGCTGGAAAAGATTTTCAACATCTTTCATGTCTCCAACGTACTTTTGCAGCAACAGTATAGAAAACAAGGTTTTACTGAATACATATAACCAACTGATATCTGTGTTCGTAGTAGCTGAACAAAATAATGAGctattgatgaaaaatcatcagccTCGACTTATTGGATCGGCACCATTCCCAAAAGTGAATGATGCTTCCCTTGAAGGGAATACCACATCCTCTCGTGGCAATAATTGCAAACGAGGACGTGGCCACAAATGAGGTCGATGGAACAGGAAAGGTTAGAACCATGGTATCCAGTTTCACAATCAGGTTCTaaggcataattcaggcccAAGCTTGAAGAATACAAATCGCCACAAAAGCAAAACTCATATGAACAATATTCTTAGAAACTCTGAAGGAGTCTGCCACAGGTGTGATGGCAATGGGCACT contains the following coding sequences:
- the LOC137734164 gene encoding protein BPS1, chloroplastic-like isoform X1, which translates into the protein MVSEYTTMSRPQEPHRPFFHFGNPFKMIAPKGSQLSPRLLGLLNTFEETLAGRLRKLNPKDKDDVLSLSWMKLAMESLCGTHNDIKSLIAEIDLPVSNWDEKWIDVYLDISVKLLDVCIAFSSEISRLNQGHLYLQCVLHNLDSTSSDQFIRARSSLDGWRHHIGSTNPRVENCSTILDKLVESLDLPKVKNSAKGKLLMRAMYGVKVLTVSVCSVFAAAFSGSAKKLLELNVAETYLWAQAFNDLQGNVNGEIRNVFSSGRVMVLKELEAVDDVVKELYPKIQDGVGLTEGNTFKNSVSDLDRKAQKLSQGLDLLTNEVDGFFQILLAGRDTLLSKLRSGGSVSERMLTRNVEGQSVR
- the LOC137734164 gene encoding protein BPS1, chloroplastic-like isoform X2, producing the protein MSRPQEPHRPFFHFGNPFKMIAPKGSQLSPRLLGLLNTFEETLAGRLRKLNPKDKDDVLSLSWMKLAMESLCGTHNDIKSLIAEIDLPVSNWDEKWIDVYLDISVKLLDVCIAFSSEISRLNQGHLYLQCVLHNLDSTSSDQFIRARSSLDGWRHHIGSTNPRVENCSTILDKLVESLDLPKVKNSAKGKLLMRAMYGVKVLTVSVCSVFAAAFSGSAKKLLELNVAETYLWAQAFNDLQGNVNGEIRNVFSSGRVMVLKELEAVDDVVKELYPKIQDGVGLTEGNTFKNSVSDLDRKAQKLSQGLDLLTNEVDGFFQILLAGRDTLLSKLRSGGSVSERMLTRNVEGQSVR